The window ATACTAGCAAATTTTTACTGTATATGCGAATGCTCCGTCATTTTGTTTCCGATAATTGAACATTTTGTGCAATCCCATTAGACTGCATTTAGTACAATGGGAACCTTCAGTCATGATTATCTTCTTATATACTTTCAAATCACTATTAATTAAGACTATATATTCAATGTCTTCTGTTAATTAAGGTTTTTTTGCAAGTGGAGGAAGAGTGGTTTAtgataattgattaattaatctcGTTGGTTTTGCAAGTGCTGGTTCCCTTCAGACCTTGAGGCTGCCAAGAAGTGAAATTAGTGATTCTATAGTAGAAAAGACTGCTGGAAGGCTCTCTAATATCACTTTCCTGGATCTTAGCTACTGTGGCAAAATTAGTTTTCGTGCTTTAGAGACCATTGGAAAGAACTGTAAAATGCTCGTAGCATTGTGTCGGAACATGCACCCATTGGATACAGCAGGCAAGCCTTTGCTGGATGACGAGGCTTGTGCCATTGCCACCACAATGCCTAGGCTCAAGCACCTTGAGATGGCATACCATCTTATCAGCACAGAAAGTGCTCTCCAAATACTCTCAAGCTGCCGCGAGCTTGAGTTTCTGGATTTGAGAGGGTGCTGGGATGTTAAACTAGAGGACAAGTTCCTGAAAGAAAAGTACCCAAAATTGAAGGTTTTGGGGCCTCTTGTTCTGGACTACTATGAGAGGAATGAGTGGGAAGATTGCTCAGACTTCTCCGATGCTTCAGAGTATTTGGCGTGGGAATTCGTAGCCGGTGAATTGGATGATTACTATGATGACGACGATGAGAGTTATGCTGAGATGTGGGATGGTGAGGAGAGGCTGGACCAGTTTGAGCTGAGGTTCTATGAAGGACTTGGTCACCATGAGGATGCAGGAGAAGTTGGTTGGCCTCCATCACCTTagtaaaattaaagtttatgtttttttcttcatttgtcaAACTGTTTGCTTCTCTTTTTCAAGCACTTCCTTGATGCTTCTGTTTGGAACTTATTATATCTTTTTATGGATATGTATATCTTTCAATGGGAAATGAAAAGCATGGTTTGTTTAGTCCCAATTTTTTGCCCATTGCCTTGTTAGTTGACTTTTGAGTGTTTGTGTTACCAATAATTGCATAAAATGGCAAGCAATATGGACTACTCCAGTTGAAAAGAAAGAGTAGGAAAAGTAGATTTTTCTGGTTCACCTAAACAAAAGGGTACATTTACTGCCCGGCCAGCATTTTCCAAGTTAGAATTACTTTACTGGCTGAGATAGATGTCTGCATAAAGTTCAAATCTATTTGGATGATAAAAGTTGCCACCTTATATGAATTTCAAAGAAAATCTCtcactcattgtgaggctaaagtACTTGGTGGGGCTATTGAAGCAAAGGTAATCATTCTCGTGTTGTATGCTCCtctctatatttttttatattctcGTGATTTTCAtaggctttttttatttttttatttttttttttattttttttgcttattgtttttaaatttattataatacaTCATGGGACAGAAATAAATGTATGGCAAGCATGATAAGTGGACTCAATCCACGTTACCATTTCAAATACCCAAGAAGGATAGGATATTtgtaatgaataatgatactTATACAATATGATTATGAAAGTTGTAATGATAGGacatttctctctttttctttttacatgATTTAATCTTTTGAAAGTTAGTAATATCATCCAGTTTATAGTGGATAATGATTATAAAGTTATAATGATATGATTTTGTTAGTTGTGTGCAGTTGATCGTAGCATTTCTTATGGACcactaaaattataaaattatagcATCTTATGCGTGGCCTTTGATGAGTCAATAATTTACTATATTTTACTCTATTCTTAGTTACATGTACATAcatatttttggaaattttttatactttccttttatgttttgattgtAGGACAAGCCAAATTTGTTTTGCTTGAAAGTgatgaaacaatgaaattttgaaGTGATTTTCAAATCAAGCTGATTCCCTAGAAAGTGAAGGTGATTGTACCAAAATCTTAGCCCTTAATTCCAGGCCACTTGGTCGTGGCGATTAAAACAGTGCACATGAACAGTGTTGGGTAGATTGACCTTTCGGGCTTGTGTGGGCACTGAAGTCATGAAAATGATGTTTTTAGGGAAACTTTCCTTCTGCAAAGTTGAAGGGAAAATTATAAGCTTTCTAACGCCACCTTGCATGCCTCATTCTATGCGGATTTGGCCAAGAAACAGATTGACATTCTGATTGCCTTGTTtaccaaataaaataagaatgTATCTTTTGTTATAgcttattttatctgacaaggggAAGGGGGGCCGGCGGCAAGGggagattgagagagagatgtgtgtttgcagaattgtaggggaatgtgtgttgTTTTCCCTCCTACGtagtgcttttatttatagtaataaaggagagaagaaatccttcatctccaaggaatacaagtcaaataggaaaggataactagaatcaagtctaatctaggatttacacaatcacactttaataggaagtttacaacactcccccttcagtgtgtaaatactcaaggtagattcagcatcatgtagaagttgaggaagttgaCTCGTCGGCATTGATTCTAAGGAACAcgttattctcaataaggtaggaacttgcataaggaagtaagtctcacaaaaaaccctagggctatggcaaaaacccgagtagggacaaaatccatagtctaaggaaaaatgcatgagtaatgcaaagtcaaatgaaacgtctacGGGACGTCATCAGGCATATGATCAACCCAatgtgggtgcctcgttaaacctagttaggtagcaaaaacccagtgggaaaatgctcctaatcgtagggaaaaatagtacattaagatcaagcaagtatacttcaggatactcctcttgagtttgacacaattccaaagagaactagcaatgttacaactcagaatgTTTACGCATACCTACTcattgaacaagcttctgaaatgtcatcttcggtagtgatttggtgaagaggtcgctcagattgtcttgtgaacggatttgcgtgacttcaatcttctgatgctcttgttgttgatatgagaagaagaacttcggcgTTATATGCTtagtgttgtctcctttgatgtaaccctttcTGAGTTGTTTGATGCATGCTGTGTTGTCTTTATTGATCGTCCTAGGGATATCAACGACGAGGTAAAGATCGTAGGAGCTTcaaatatggcccacaactgctctcaactAAAAGCATTCccaagttgcttcatgtaagacgagaatttcagcatggttataCGAGGTGGCAACTAAGGTATGTTttgttgacctccaagagattgcggtgcctccaaaggtaaagacataacccgtttgaaaACGTGCCTTGTGCGGATTAGATAAGTATCATGCGTCGGCATAACCAATAAGATGAGAATTGACTTAAGAAGCGGGAGGTATGACATTACTCAAGGATCtgtagggatagaacaagcccaaatccgtagtacccttaaggtaatggAAGATGTCTTGAACATTAGTCCAATGTCTGCGTGTTGGTGCAAtattgtatcttgccaaaagattaatagcGAATGaaatgtcgggtctagtgcattgagctaactATAATAAAACGactatcgcacttagataaggaactttaggctccaaaatctcttcatcatcctccttcgaatagaagggatctcattttgcatctagTGATTGAACGatcataggagtactcgaaggcttcactttatcctcattaaaacggcGCAACACATTCTAGGTGTAGTTTGATTGATGAACTAAGATTCTATCCGAATGatgctctatctcgagaccgAGATAGTATCGAGTCTTTCTtagatctttcatcttaaattcCGACTTCAGGTTGATGCGGGAattatatgcatacaaattaaaccctctttttatcaattgtagtaagtatgtaagtagggattgttttggaccggggattaggagggattgttaatcacttggatttgactcaaaaacgtaaaaacacaagataaaacactatactagacttaacgaatgcaaaactaaactttaaaacactaagacaaaccaaaagactcaaaactgcctaaaaacactaactaggcagtttctgaccttaaacccaattttggacgaatttaagattatggcttgattcaaaacactttaaaacataaactaaacatattctaagcactaaagaacaagaaagtaaaggggggttttgaattgacgaaaatttaaataacaaaacaagttaataaactaagcagattgtaaaacgaatttggatggaatgaaggctagctaaggggttcatctccatacatgttatacttgcatataaaacgatttccaattgattttcaataaaccatgaattctcaacgccccagattaaccgtgaattgcactaattaaccctcagattttcctaacgttattgaattggatgattgcatacgacaaaccaaagcattccccacaagttccctatatgaactgcataatagagatacaagcaagaatcattaagttctttgaaaaccataagcattgatgaagcactcgttactatgacctgcatgaaacttatgccaagaatttacttaacgcaattgagatcatcaacttttactacttgtgaatataagtttgtaacgattaggtgaaactcacttatattctagcgtcatactcatgcatgaaaattaagcgtgcactctcaataaacatacataaataagtgtaATTCatatagataagtaaattgaattcacaacttatgaaacgcaattagaagtaatcaaatcatattgcaagcataaacatgtatttcgaatccccccccctagccaaggggggtttagttcctcatacgtacaaaacaaagagaatttaaattaaacattgaaatcaaaggaaaagaaacacctaaacattccaacaactcaaacttgaattgtatgaacgtttaggccctcttctcttcctctttgttgcggcataaggtctaaggataagTTTGGGGTTGTatttgtatgtggaatggaatGGGGAGGGGTTGGAAttgtgttttggagggatgggaagtgcacggcacaaggggatgttgttggtgtgtgaatgggaaTTGGATGGTTTGCACGGCTCCAAATTGTGTCAAAATGGCTGAATGAATCCccccttgtggctgcaatggatgtttatttataggtgaaaaagagggaatatgacagctaggaggttggtggaaagctggaaatgaaaaggggaatgcatgtggctgcaaggtgttaatgattatgggtgcatgtggctgaaataattaaagagtgcatgtgggatgcacggcacaaagggagaTGGCTGATtgagtgtgcatgtggctgatttatgaagggaatgcatgtgcaaaacagctaggaaaagttgtggaaagctggaaatgggatgggagtgtTATGAAGGGGAAGTCACGGCCAAAGGGgagtttgggtgcatgtggctgcaagctagggtgaatgatgatgaatgcatgtgcaatgacagctaggttggttgtggaaagctggaattgcacaaggggaatgcatgtgcacggttttggtgtggagaaaggggtgaatgtgcatgtggaatgacagctaggttatgatgatgaatgcatgtggattaggttggataggtgtgtggaatggctggaatgtggtgggttatgcacggcaaggtgtggagGAAGAATGTGTGgttgcatggttgtgttggtgatgaatgtggagtGGCTTGTGCAGCAAGGAATAAGGGAGGTAGGATTAGGAAACTTCTAAGCCAAGAATATAAACTTTGGTTTCCAATTtttgaactctttgttcttcaatttcgtccatctacttggctttaagcatatgcaatccatttaatgccccaaactactccaaaatgcaccaaaatgcactttcttgctcctttagccctttggaccgacaaacacacgaaaatagcttaaagtactaaaattactaagtactagcaacataaatgcaagaaaacaagcaaactaaggcgcataaatatgctcctatcaaattcccccacacttagcttttgctagtcctcgagcaaaataaaacaaaagaaaccaaaaacaaaacaaaacgaacaaaacacaacctacaccttccaacaatcgtctcagggatttccaatgcacatgacatgttaaaaatcattattcccacagattttagccatctttacacttaggcgcataaatatgctcctatcacaggTGCGCGCAGTTTTCACGAACTCTTCAAGAGTTTcgatgagattcatgtcatcgacatatactgcaactATCGTAAAatcggaatgtgacttcttaatgaacacacaatggcatagttcgttgttcatatatccctgactagtcaaatactgactcagacggttataccacattcttttggattgcttcaaaccgtagagtgaacgCCTCAGTTGAATTGGGAAGGTATtccggggtttggaaatatttgatctagTTAATGTAAGTCCTTTGGGAactttcataaaaaatttcgtattaagatccccatagagatacgtaGTTACTAAGTCCATTAGTTGCATGCTCAatttttcgaaaactaccaaacttataaggtagcaaaaagtaatcacatccataatgggtgaataagttttgtcatagtcaatcccgagacgttgtgagaagcctatagtaacaagacgagctttgtaacgcacaatttcgttcttctcacTACGCTTCCGAataaaaacccacttgtagccaacgggtTTCACATGTGAAGGAGTATGAGCTacaagtccaaacaccttatgtttcgaaagcgaatcgagttcaacttggattgtttgtttctaatttgaccaatcggttctacgtCAAAATTCATCAAAGAAATAGGGTTCAATGTtatcgctcaacatgatctcaataACTACTACATATTCTAATGCATcatcgacgatcatctcatttctacaccatacatcatctaagctagcataatagatcAAAATCTCACTATTCTTAGGAGGAGGATTCATCTCTTCAAGGACGcttccgtaatctagaatttcctcatgagttagaTAGAATAAGTAAGCGATAGTCAGATTCACGGTAGGCTTTTCAGCAGCATGTGCCATGTGTTTCCTCTTCtgggggtgtgaatcctttgaaccaaaagGCCTGCCACGCTTGTGTGTAGGGGTAGATGATTGGCTAGTtgctaatgtacgtggatcggCCAAAGTGGCGTCCCAGGCCTATAGGAGGGAAGTTCGtcatacatttggtacatccatctttgcaggcgtattcacagctggaatatgtgatcttgtcacttgtGCTAGATTggtgaaagcatctggcatgctttgagcTATGCTCTGGAGATTTAATATGcgctgcacttcagtttcagattgagtggtgcggggatctaaataaGACAAACTCGGATTCATCCATGATAATTCACGTCGTTCTTCAGGAACGTTAACGTTCTTATCTTCCCCTAATGACGGGAAGACTGtttcatagaagtgacaatccatgAAACAAGTGGTAAACAAATCGCCTGTcaaaaggttctaagtaacaaaTACTCGAATGAGAATCATATCCGATGTAGATTCTCATTCTTCGCTGAGGCCCCATTTTTATACATAAGGGCAACAAAATCAGCACATAACCAGTAACCAACTGAAACACGTTATATGGTTGGGTCATAATAGGtctcaggcggaccaacatggctgcgtgcaatattgcatgttCCCAAGCAGCGATCAgaagcttggtacgtatgaccaacgatcgagcaatcatttgtaagcgcttaatgaatgCTTTTGCCAGGTCGTTTTGGGTGTGAATATGGGGTAcaagatgttcaacttcaaccccaaccgacatgcaatagtcatcaaaagttttagatttgaattctctagcattatccaatcgaatggatttgatcggataattaaggtggtgagccctgagcttgataacctgagccaacagtttggagaatgcaatgttccttgtggacaacaagcacacatgtgaccaacgtgtgggagcctcaaccaaaaccataaaatatctaaatggtccgcatggaaagtgaatcggtccacaaatgtccccctaaatcctttgtagaaaaaatgggaggattcaaacgaatcttgtcataagaaggcttaatgaTAAGCTTTCCCATTGAACAGGCTTGACATGCAATTCCTTGAATCaaacctaaacttcgggttagGGGATGCacgtgtgatgatttgaggatacggcgcatcgCTATTCTTCCAGGATGTCCCAAATGATCAtaccaaagtgtaatttcatgtGCGGTCCTTGATGTAAGGCCGGCCACATAGTGGCATTCTATGAGGcgtatggtcgtagtatacagaccaccCGGGATACGCTCCATCTTCTCCAGAATACGCTTTAGGCCATATTCATAGGAAGTTATGCACataaattcaattttgttttctacgtgggtttcagcgtggtaattattatctctaatgtccttgaaactcaacaatgtTCTTCCAGAACAtagagaatagagtgcctcatcaatggtctagattgtaccattggacaacgtTATGCGTGCCTTActgtatccttcaatcaggttggatgggcctaagaaggttgtcagaggtgcattcttaggtatgaagttagtgaaatagatgcattCATGCAAAACgatgtgcgtggttgcactatctgccagacaactaattTCCCCACTAATCATatctagaatgaaaaattaatttgaatcgctCACATGCATATAAGTTCTATCCattcaaataattttaagtattcaaggatggtaattaattaaaaactcaatatccaaaaacaaatcacaaacaaataatccaaacataaaggaaaattgttcaaaatttaaccaaaaacaaggggggttcggccactaggagGAATTCAGCCCCAATGTCCAATTTCAACTTAAAAAAgtagtttatgtctaagattctaatcttccataggggtaaCGGCCTCTTGAAAGTCGgaaacctccatctttgtaCTTGCCGATTCGTCCACTTGCATGAAGTACAAAGATAGTGTCACCTCCCACCTTTAATCCTCTTAAtcataaaaatattttagtGTCAATATGCGTAACTACATGCATAATTCTTCCACTTTAGTAATTCATCCTAGTTAGAAAAATAATATCCAcaataaattctaaaaatacgGAATCTTATAACTGTAGTCACTCTGGAGCCTCAAATTGTTGGGGATGGGTATTGAAAAATTGGTACCAACACAATGACAAGGGCACCACACACCAAAAAATGTTTCACTTTTACGTGTCCTAGGAATAGGTTTATAAACACGAGGGATTGGGAATATAGAGAGCAAAGCTTAAGCTTTATCATGTGATAGATAGATGCAGTGGTCCACACGGCCGATCAGTCTGGTCCCAATCGCACTCAAccactttcttctctctctctctctctctctctctctctctctctctctctctctcatatttgGCATGCAAAATTCAATTACCTTATTGATTGATGCATATGCAGCATTACAAAGTTACAAACAATGTATACGAATTATTATTGAGAAGCTCAGAAGGGGAAGGTCTCTTTgcctttttccattttcttcgaATGGGACAAAGGATGTCCATCACATGAGAAATACTCTACCAGATAGGGACTTTGTAGGTTGAGGTTTTAATAATTTGATGAGGTGGTCCCTGGTGAAAAATACAGTAGAGTTTCATTTAAAGGAGAAGGGTTTGTATGGAGCAGTTTCATTGTCATCATATTGTCTATAATTTTCTGTGTAATTTTTTTCCCTTGGCATTACGTTATCGTACCAAAATGTTTCGACGATAATGAAAGTGTCCTTTATAAATCACCAACATTGTTCACATATTAAAATACGGGGACACAAAAggaaaaaccaaaaatattGAGGGACTAAATTGAAATACAATGATAGATCAAAAAggtatttatctttttattttaatgataaacgatatatttacactaagagataGAGAGATAAATTAATTACGAACTTATAATTTAAGAGATCTAAACTTGTCAAGTGGATGGTTGTTACTTGttattgttattgacacttttGCGAACCAATGGAGCAAGTACCCAATTATGGTAAAGAGTTGAAGAGGCTGTTTTTTATCTAAAAATTAAGGAGGAAATATGCCCTAAAAAGTAATCATTATATTTGCTCGTTGAAAGAATAACTAGTCTCAAGTGGTTAAGGAAAGAATAGTAAGGTAAGTGTGTAGATGTTTAATAAAGATTGAAGAGAAATGTTGATGAGACTTTCTTAaaaagtgggactctccatAGACTCTTTGCTTTCTCATGTTTTtaacacaatgttttataatattggtacgaaaattaatattaaactatAAAGTGATAGATAGTCCATGAAGAATCTCACTTTAAaataatctccttagcatttctcaaggTTGAATGCACTAAACATGATTAATCTAACTagtgtcaaaaaaaaaaaattgagggcTAAGTACTAACATCAAAACTTTCTTAAGAAATTAAGTGTGCATGCTAAATTTTGGCCCAATAATGATTTTAGTTATGTAGTTTGGGCAAATTGATTGtaccttttgttttatttgagttttttttattatatatttatttatttttttaacgaatgataatatctacactaagagggaaGGAGAGTGGCTAAATGTCACAATGAACTagccataataatatggttcaaattctcccttgGCGAGAATCCAATCAAAGACATCTCATTTacagctaaaaaaaaaaatcacaaactgtagtactaagtggctactTTATTTGAGTTGGAAACGTGTATTTTTGATCCGATCGATCTGTTAAGTACTAGTCTCACCACCATGCCCACTAAATCCATATCAagcatgatttttttatttatagacAAGATTAAGAGAAAAGTTTATTTCCCCTCATTAAAACTTTCTGCCCTATAAATTCTGCAAGGTTACATTTTATATGGCTTGGTGGGGTATCTTGTTGCTTTGCTTGGGTCTACATGTATGAACATGAGGACAATTTTGAAAAGTTGGTTCCTATCCTGGAGCCCAATCTGAAACCAGACCCGTCTTGTGGGCTTGATTAGTAGTGTGtggctgtttttgtgtttttgttgggtCTAGCAATGATATTTGctgggttttatttatttatttattatattcttttttttagtAGTGTGTGGCTGTTTTTGTTGGGTCTAGCAATGATATTTGctgggttttatttatttatttattatattcttttttttttagtagtgtgtggctgtttttgtgtttttgttgggtCTAGCAATGATATTTGctgggttttatttatttattatattcttttttttttctttttttttttttcagatgtCATATGAATTCATAcgtcttttttaatttgtcatatgaattaaaattttaaacaaattatctttaatttttcaaaatcattaatttgttatctcatttttacttcgtttatttttatatctaaaataagtcatgtgtctttgtgacaacccgtccctatttttacaattttataaattctgaaagagtgatttgacgaaaatgcgCATAGTGGCGAGAGTGTTGACTATTGTTGACCATCATTACGTGACGCATTTGAGATATTAATTTACCATATCCAAGTACTCGATGATACGAAAGCGTAGGCGCAAGCGGAATCAAATTTGGACCTACGACGAAGTTTTTACAGAACTATGAAACTTGAGGGtgttttatgaaatttgaatttcggggtattttataatttaaaatattgtctgaggatattttaaatattttataattttcctGGCTCGTGGGTCCCACAAATCACAAACATTCCACTCTTCTTTTGCCATGTGTCACTCATCCCAACTCTCTTTAGCTCtccccatttctctctctcactcggcctctcttctctctcactcAAGCTATCTCTCATTCCCTCAAACTCCTTACCTCTCCCGTCCTATTAGGCTACACTGAGATGGTGCAATGGCAAACATCGAGCCCCGACGACGCACCCAACAACCCAcctccatatttcttgctcCTCCCAAACATTCTCTCAAACTTGATAATGAGCTTGATGCACAGATGCAGAAATGGCACCATCACCATACTTTTCAACGAGATTTCTCGATTTCTGACAATGATAAGTTCCAAAAACCACCCAAAACGTCTTGGATCATGTTTTAGTATATATTTCTAGCTTTCTTAAGGGTCTTCATGTGAGTTTTGGTATAGAACCGTTGCGGGGAGGAACTTCCCAAATTTTTCGATGGCTTTCGAGCCTTTTCCAGCCAACTCCGGCCACGGCCTAGGAAACCAAGGTATATTTTGATTCCTTGTCCTTTGAGCTTTGATTTGATATATTAGAAGGCTAGGTTTAGTGAAGCTTTGGATTGGTTGGAGTTGGGTTTATTCCAGccggagaagaagaaaggaataaaaaaagaaaaagaaaaaagaaagcctTAAGCCCAAAACCTGATCCAAAGTCTTTGGCCCAAATCTTTAGCCCAACTGGCCTAAACCTTTAGGCTGATGTTTCAACCCAACCCAGTTCCAAAATGGGCTTAGAATATTCTGGGAATATTCTCTGGAATATTCTGGGAATATTCTACGTGTTGAGTTTTTCGGAATTTTCTGGGAAACCCTCCTAGGCTAGTGAAATTCTAAAATTTTAACGTGGTTGATCACCGGGGTGTCTcggttgactttttagggttaaccgttgactttttacaaaaattgCCCGAGAAATTCCGTAGCGTATTTCAATGTGCTAATTTTGAATTCGTCATCTGCTTCTCCAAATACAAGCGTTTTAATTAAGTGTTACTAAtgggtcccaatattatgctttGGTGTGATTACTATCAAAGACTCCAGCTTCCTAGCTCGAACGGATGTGACATCGCAAGTAActgtgagtggatcttttcttTTATAGTATATAAATAattgttagtttccatttatacatttcaTAAAGAGTTTTCCACAATACGCCTAGATTAGCGTGACGATATTAAGATTTAGTGAACTGATAGAAATTATGACGTTATGCTACATCCTACCGGATGC of the Pyrus communis chromosome 1, drPyrComm1.1, whole genome shotgun sequence genome contains:
- the LOC137749211 gene encoding F-box protein FBW2-like codes for the protein MEVGSDFRHWDELIPDALGLIFSNLTLQEILTVIPRVCQSWNKAVLGPYCWQEIDIEDWSNRCEPHHLDRMLEMLIARSCGSLRKLSVSGLQNDRIFSHIADHAGSLQTLRLPRSEISDSIVEKTAGRLSNITFLDLSYCGKISFRALETIGKNCKMLVALCRNMHPLDTAGKPLLDDEACAIATTMPRLKHLEMAYHLISTESALQILSSCRELEFLDLRGCWDVKLEDKFLKEKYPKLKVLGPLVLDYYERNEWEDCSDFSDASEYLAWEFVAGELDDYYDDDDESYAEMWDGEERLDQFELRFYEGLGHHEDAGEVGWPPSP